Proteins encoded by one window of Armatimonadota bacterium:
- a CDS encoding UDP-glucose--hexose-1-phosphate uridylyltransferase, producing the protein MFEFPHRRYNPLTGEWVLVSPARTRRPWLGAREAIPRGALPRYDPGCYLCPGNVRAGGARNPAYTGTYVFDNDFPALTPGTPSGVLLDHPLLQATGQPGICRVLCFSPRHDLSLAEMSIEEIRGVVEMWVAQIDELSRRYRWVQVFENRGEAMGASNPHPHGQVWAHDLLPNEAVKEDRQQRLYHQERGVPLLVDYAALEAERRERLIAENADWLVVVPFWAVWPFETLLLPRRHLPRLPDATAQERSGLAQILRRLLTLYDTLFNVPFPYSMGWHGAPGGDNPGHWQVHAHFYPPLLRSATERKFLVGYEMLSEAQRDLTPEEAAERLRALPSEQDEDQAGGTR; encoded by the coding sequence ATGTTCGAGTTTCCACACCGGCGGTACAATCCCCTTACCGGCGAGTGGGTCCTGGTGTCGCCGGCTCGGACCAGGCGTCCCTGGCTCGGGGCACGAGAGGCCATACCTCGCGGCGCACTGCCCCGATATGACCCCGGGTGCTATCTCTGTCCCGGCAACGTACGGGCTGGCGGCGCCCGCAATCCGGCGTACACGGGCACCTATGTCTTCGACAACGATTTTCCGGCCCTCACGCCCGGCACGCCGAGCGGAGTCCTGCTGGACCATCCATTGCTGCAGGCCACAGGCCAGCCGGGGATCTGTCGCGTGCTGTGCTTTTCTCCCCGCCATGATCTGTCGCTGGCGGAGATGTCGATCGAGGAGATTCGCGGTGTGGTGGAGATGTGGGTCGCGCAGATCGATGAACTGTCGCGCCGCTACCGCTGGGTCCAGGTGTTCGAGAACAGGGGGGAGGCCATGGGCGCCTCCAACCCCCACCCGCACGGCCAGGTCTGGGCGCACGATCTGCTGCCCAACGAGGCGGTCAAGGAGGATCGGCAGCAGCGCCTGTATCACCAAGAGCGCGGCGTGCCGCTGCTGGTGGACTACGCGGCCCTCGAGGCGGAACGGCGGGAGCGCCTGATCGCCGAAAACGCCGATTGGCTCGTCGTTGTGCCCTTCTGGGCTGTCTGGCCCTTCGAGACACTCCTCTTGCCCCGGCGTCACCTGCCGCGGCTGCCCGATGCGACGGCGCAGGAGCGGTCAGGCCTGGCGCAGATCCTCAGGCGTCTGCTGACCCTGTACGACACACTCTTTAACGTCCCATTTCCTTACTCCATGGGCTGGCACGGCGCTCCGGGCGGAGATAACCCCGGGCACTGGCAGGTGCACGCTCACTTCTACCCGCCGTTGCTGCGGTCGGCGACGGAGCGAAAGTTTCTCGTGGGGTACGAGATGCTGTCGGAGGCGCAGCGGGACCTCACGCCGGAGGAGGCCGCGGAGCGG